From the genome of Bordetella sp. H567, one region includes:
- a CDS encoding fucose-binding lectin II produces the protein MQCCFNIPANTPFSVSATSGVQWARTVHVTIDGVAATPLNLPAHGAVARAYTSGAGKPSTGGKSTLCVSVSDTQNGQLNLGWLPPAVIGDGHFVNVGAQKADESGYSDVAVTVRWTA, from the coding sequence GTGCAATGCTGCTTCAATATCCCGGCCAATACGCCGTTCTCCGTCTCAGCGACCAGCGGGGTCCAATGGGCCAGGACCGTGCATGTGACCATCGACGGTGTCGCGGCCACGCCCCTCAACCTGCCCGCCCATGGGGCCGTCGCCCGGGCATACACGTCCGGCGCGGGCAAGCCCTCGACAGGGGGGAAAAGCACACTTTGCGTCTCGGTGAGCGATACGCAGAACGGGCAATTGAACCTGGGTTGGCTGCCGCCAGCCGTGATCGGGGACGGACACTTCGTGAACGTGGGCGCCCAGAAAGCCGACGAGAGCGGCTATAGCGACGTTGCGGTCACCGTCCGCTGGACGGCGTAG
- a CDS encoding SGNH/GDSL hydrolase family protein — protein sequence MHSPRGFAFLTAAFLAAVTLASSLPAASAHAQAAAAGTGSTIIAAPKGNTAPAAGTAVAVSAANDRWAESLAAFAAADQAHPPTPGGVLFVGSSSIRLWNGLETEFQSLPVVVKRGFGGSRMLDCTRHLHQLVEPYKPRLVLVYAGDNDLAEGRTPEQVLHAFTAFVDGVRATMPATRIAYISIKPSPSRAALMPAIRQTNELIHAYTLKTRNTDFIDVYTPMLDAAGHPRPDLFRDDRLHLNPQGYALWKKVITAHLN from the coding sequence ATGCATTCACCACGCGGCTTCGCTTTCCTGACCGCGGCCTTCCTGGCCGCCGTGACGCTCGCCAGCAGCCTGCCTGCTGCCTCCGCGCACGCGCAGGCAGCGGCCGCGGGCACCGGATCCACGATTATTGCGGCACCCAAGGGGAATACGGCGCCCGCGGCCGGGACAGCCGTCGCCGTCAGCGCGGCGAACGACCGTTGGGCGGAAAGCCTGGCGGCGTTCGCCGCCGCTGACCAGGCGCATCCGCCGACGCCGGGGGGCGTCCTGTTTGTCGGCAGCTCTTCCATAAGGCTCTGGAACGGCCTGGAAACGGAATTCCAGTCGCTGCCCGTGGTGGTCAAGCGAGGGTTCGGCGGATCGCGCATGCTGGACTGCACGCGCCATCTGCACCAGTTGGTGGAGCCCTACAAGCCCCGCCTGGTGCTGGTCTATGCCGGCGACAACGACCTGGCCGAAGGCCGCACCCCCGAGCAGGTATTGCACGCCTTCACGGCGTTCGTCGATGGCGTACGGGCGACCATGCCCGCCACCCGCATCGCGTATATCTCCATCAAGCCCAGTCCCTCGCGCGCGGCGCTGATGCCGGCGATCCGCCAGACCAACGAGCTGATCCACGCCTACACGCTGAAGACCCGCAACACCGACTTCATCGATGTCTACACGCCGATGCTGGATGCGGCCGGGCACCCGCGTCCGGACCTTTTCCGCGACGACCGGCTACACCTGAACCCGCAAGGCTATGCGCTATGGAAAAAGGTGATTACGGCGCATCTGAATTGA
- the opgC gene encoding OpgC domain-containing protein, which produces MSSSPCLSRIPLAAAPAAAAAARPRLWELDALRGLMLVLMLSTHLPTNFGIPTSQPLGFVSAAEGFVMLSAYMAGLVYTQRYLRYGLHAMQRAFLKRALVVYGCQAASLLFLFTVIAGLGLTLPQPAVQKLVWFYLQQPVTAFISSLGLVYNPPLLDILPVYVLFMLASPWVLTYGLRRGWRGILILSGVLWFATQFELSRFLYGGVVSMTGLPVPFSETGAFETYGWQLLWVFGLWLGSLHARVPPEQRRPMPPAVVVGAAVIAVTFFIWRHIAGLGAFPDGNPLNFLFDKWHLGILRLLNFVCLVVLAMHFGSWLKARLPRMRWLETMGRASLSVFCAHLVIVLMVLSIVGEPSPDRPLWQDLLLFGGSVFALYVVARLVGGNKTRRTATAPGPAPIVPAVPAAHPPRLNSDAP; this is translated from the coding sequence ATGTCCTCGTCCCCCTGCCTGTCGCGCATTCCGCTTGCTGCCGCTCCCGCGGCCGCCGCGGCAGCCCGCCCGCGGCTGTGGGAGCTGGACGCCTTGCGCGGGCTCATGCTGGTGCTGATGCTGTCGACGCACCTGCCTACCAACTTCGGCATCCCCACCAGCCAGCCCCTGGGTTTCGTGTCCGCCGCCGAAGGCTTCGTGATGCTGTCCGCCTATATGGCCGGGCTGGTCTATACCCAGCGCTATCTGCGCTACGGCCTGCATGCGATGCAGCGCGCTTTCCTGAAGCGCGCGCTGGTGGTGTACGGCTGCCAGGCGGCGTCGCTGTTGTTCCTGTTCACCGTGATCGCGGGGTTGGGGCTGACGCTGCCGCAGCCGGCGGTGCAGAAACTGGTCTGGTTCTACCTGCAGCAGCCCGTCACGGCGTTCATCTCCAGTCTGGGCCTGGTCTATAACCCGCCTTTGCTGGACATCCTGCCGGTCTACGTGCTCTTCATGCTGGCCAGCCCCTGGGTGCTGACCTACGGCTTGCGGCGCGGCTGGCGGGGCATTCTGATCCTGAGCGGCGTGCTGTGGTTCGCGACGCAATTCGAACTGTCGCGGTTCCTGTACGGCGGCGTGGTGTCCATGACGGGCCTGCCGGTGCCGTTCAGCGAAACAGGCGCCTTCGAGACTTACGGCTGGCAGCTGCTGTGGGTGTTCGGCCTGTGGCTGGGCTCCTTGCATGCCCGTGTGCCGCCGGAACAGCGGCGGCCCATGCCACCGGCGGTGGTGGTCGGCGCGGCGGTGATCGCGGTCACCTTCTTCATCTGGCGCCATATCGCCGGGCTGGGCGCTTTCCCGGACGGCAATCCGCTCAACTTCCTGTTCGACAAGTGGCACCTGGGCATTCTGCGCCTGCTGAACTTCGTCTGCCTGGTGGTGTTGGCAATGCACTTCGGCAGTTGGCTAAAGGCGCGCCTGCCGCGCATGCGCTGGCTGGAGACCATGGGCCGGGCGTCGCTGTCGGTGTTTTGCGCCCATCTGGTCATTGTCCTGATGGTATTGAGCATCGTGGGCGAACCGTCTCCGGACCGTCCGCTGTGGCAGGACCTGCTGCTCTTTGGCGGCAGTGTCTTCGCGCTCTATGTCGTGGCGCGATTGGTGGGGGGCAACAAGACGCGGCGCACCGCCACGGCACCGGGCCCCGCGCCCATCGTGCCCGCCGTGCCCGCGGCGCATCCCCCACGGCTCAATTCAGATGCGCCGTAA
- a CDS encoding EAL domain-containing protein: MPTSLSIRRRIAAILVTLAAAALPFVLILPIVVHESQRQLAGEARVTAAVLRRQLENILLRAQDVTQRLTPSLRRPCGEVLNLLRQLGSLQPYFRSLLLVRDDIVYCSSIYGMPNTPLIALSPQEHVPQGMYVMPVAGTLLVPDRPAVMVSLGLRDGYGVVAFLDAQYLYDLKLAAARDGVYDVDILLGRHDMPLLDAGERQRGARMPEPDTQQSKSAMFPVQVRVTPLDAQRDAVRAHVWRGYAAFLVLASILCGYGAYRLYGWRVSIPGEIRKGMRQRQFHLVYQPVIDMSTGRMSGVEALLRWRHPRLGNVRPDLFIAAAEEHHVIGDLTRHMFELAANDLAELDLPPGSHLGVNVSGAHMVSDRFVADVDALLSRVRRHDGVILVLEVTERHPLPDTPALRAHMSELRERGVRWALDDFGTGHRSLSYLQKLHAHFLKIDRAFVSTAGTEAVGNVVLDTIIGLAQQLGLAMIAEGIETETQEAYLRDKGVHFAQGYLFARPMPPRELAAWRAARDHAGPPGTPQVLPAPTTV, encoded by the coding sequence GTGCCTACCAGCCTATCGATCCGACGCAGGATCGCCGCCATCTTGGTCACGCTGGCCGCCGCGGCCCTGCCCTTCGTTCTGATCCTGCCCATCGTCGTGCACGAATCGCAGCGGCAACTGGCCGGCGAAGCCAGAGTCACCGCCGCTGTCCTGCGCCGGCAACTGGAGAACATCCTGCTACGCGCGCAGGACGTCACGCAACGGCTGACCCCCAGCCTGCGTCGCCCCTGCGGGGAAGTGCTGAACCTGCTGCGCCAGCTGGGATCCCTGCAGCCCTATTTCCGATCGCTGCTGCTGGTGCGCGACGACATCGTCTACTGCTCGTCCATCTACGGCATGCCCAACACGCCTCTGATCGCGCTGTCGCCGCAGGAGCACGTCCCGCAGGGCATGTATGTGATGCCCGTTGCCGGAACCCTGCTGGTGCCGGACCGGCCCGCCGTGATGGTGTCCCTGGGGTTGCGCGACGGTTACGGCGTCGTGGCCTTTCTGGACGCGCAATACCTGTACGACCTGAAACTGGCCGCCGCCCGTGACGGCGTCTATGACGTCGACATCCTGCTCGGACGGCACGACATGCCGCTGTTGGATGCCGGCGAGCGCCAGCGCGGCGCGCGCATGCCGGAACCCGACACGCAGCAATCGAAATCGGCCATGTTCCCCGTGCAAGTGCGCGTGACGCCCCTGGATGCGCAGCGCGATGCGGTGCGGGCACACGTATGGCGCGGCTATGCGGCTTTCCTGGTGCTGGCCAGCATCCTGTGCGGCTATGGCGCCTACCGCCTGTACGGCTGGCGCGTCTCGATTCCGGGTGAAATCCGCAAAGGGATGCGCCAGCGCCAGTTCCACCTGGTTTACCAGCCCGTCATCGACATGTCGACGGGGCGCATGTCCGGCGTGGAGGCGCTGCTGCGCTGGCGCCACCCCAGGCTGGGCAACGTGCGGCCCGACCTGTTCATTGCCGCCGCCGAGGAACACCACGTCATCGGCGACCTGACCCGCCATATGTTCGAACTGGCGGCCAACGACCTGGCCGAGCTGGACCTGCCGCCCGGCAGCCATCTGGGCGTGAACGTCTCCGGCGCCCACATGGTGTCGGACCGCTTCGTCGCCGATGTCGACGCGCTGTTGTCGCGCGTGCGCCGGCACGACGGCGTCATCCTCGTTCTGGAAGTCACCGAACGCCATCCCTTGCCCGATACGCCGGCGCTGCGGGCACATATGTCCGAGCTGCGCGAACGCGGCGTACGGTGGGCGCTGGACGACTTCGGCACGGGCCACAGGTCGCTGTCCTACCTGCAGAAGCTGCATGCGCATTTCCTGAAGATAGACCGCGCCTTCGTCAGCACCGCCGGCACCGAGGCGGTCGGCAACGTGGTGCTCGACACCATTATCGGCCTGGCGCAGCAGCTGGGCCTGGCCATGATTGCCGAAGGCATCGAAACGGAAACGCAGGAAGCCTATCTGCGCGACAAGGGCGTGCACTTCGCGCAAGGCTATCTGTTCGCGCGGCCCATGCCGCCGCGGGAGCTCGCGGCATGGCGCGCCGCGCGCGACCACGCCGGCCCGCCAGGGACGCCGCAGGTCTTGCCCGCGCCCACGACGGTGTAA
- a CDS encoding MFS transporter, whose product MFLSFAVQKAYPFGAGMPANQRWAAALGLLLGVCMASLDTAIANTALPAIARDLQASEARSIWVISSYQLSMVAGLLPAATLGEIVGHRRIMLFGLVLFTLASLACGMAPTLEWLVAGRVVQGMGAAATMAVNGAMLRFIYPEKLLGRGVGLNSVMVALAFAAGPTAASLVLTVATWHWLFLINVPMGLIAIYFCLRALPVTTRTKRRFDTVGAVLCAGFLSLLVFSLNEGAQLAAPQTIAIAAVLCVMCLLLLLKRQAGHPAPFLAVDLLRRPVFALSAATGVCSFATQSLAFVSLPFMLQNMLGYTQVETGFLITPWPVLVAVMAPIAGYLSDRMHVGMLAGIGMAMLAVGMALLAAMPADPSVFGLCWRLAVCGAGFGFFQSPNVRAIITAAPPERAGGASGMVGTVRLLGQSSGAAMVAACFHASTERGAVLALWLGALFASAAAIASVMRLKYRQRPASSNA is encoded by the coding sequence ATGTTCCTCTCTTTCGCGGTTCAAAAAGCCTATCCCTTCGGCGCGGGCATGCCCGCCAACCAGCGCTGGGCCGCTGCGCTTGGCCTGCTGCTGGGCGTGTGCATGGCCAGCCTGGATACCGCCATCGCGAATACGGCGTTGCCAGCCATCGCCCGCGATTTGCAGGCCTCGGAAGCGCGATCCATCTGGGTAATCAGCTCCTATCAGCTGTCCATGGTGGCGGGCCTGCTGCCCGCCGCCACGCTGGGCGAGATCGTCGGCCACCGGCGCATCATGCTGTTCGGCCTGGTGCTGTTCACGCTGGCTTCGCTGGCCTGCGGCATGGCACCCACCCTGGAATGGCTGGTCGCCGGCCGCGTGGTGCAGGGCATGGGCGCGGCCGCCACCATGGCGGTGAACGGGGCGATGCTGCGTTTCATCTATCCTGAAAAACTGCTCGGCCGCGGCGTGGGGCTGAATTCGGTCATGGTCGCGCTGGCCTTCGCCGCCGGCCCGACTGCCGCGTCCCTGGTGCTGACCGTGGCCACGTGGCACTGGCTCTTCCTGATCAACGTGCCGATGGGCCTGATCGCGATCTATTTCTGCCTGCGCGCGCTGCCGGTCACCACGCGCACCAAGCGCCGTTTCGATACGGTGGGCGCCGTGTTGTGCGCGGGCTTCCTGTCGCTGCTGGTGTTCAGCTTGAACGAAGGCGCGCAACTGGCCGCGCCCCAGACCATTGCCATCGCGGCCGTCCTGTGCGTCATGTGCCTGTTGCTGCTGCTCAAGCGCCAGGCGGGCCATCCGGCGCCTTTCCTGGCCGTGGACCTGCTGCGCCGGCCGGTGTTCGCCTTGTCGGCGGCCACGGGGGTCTGTTCCTTCGCCACGCAATCGCTGGCCTTCGTTTCGCTGCCCTTCATGCTGCAGAACATGCTGGGCTACACGCAGGTCGAAACGGGCTTCCTGATCACGCCGTGGCCGGTGCTGGTGGCCGTGATGGCGCCCATCGCGGGCTATCTGTCCGATCGGATGCACGTCGGGATGCTGGCCGGCATCGGTATGGCCATGCTGGCTGTCGGCATGGCGCTGCTGGCCGCCATGCCGGCCGATCCGTCGGTGTTCGGGCTGTGCTGGCGCCTGGCCGTGTGCGGCGCGGGCTTTGGATTTTTCCAGTCTCCCAATGTGCGCGCCATCATCACCGCGGCCCCGCCGGAACGTGCGGGCGGCGCCAGCGGCATGGTCGGTACGGTACGCCTGCTCGGGCAGTCCAGCGGCGCGGCCATGGTGGCCGCCTGTTTTCATGCCTCGACCGAGCGCGGCGCCGTCCTGGCCTTGTGGCTGGGGGCCTTGTTTGCCAGCGCGGCCGCCATCGCCAGTGTGATGCGGCTGAAGTATCGCCAGCGTCCCGCGTCCTCCAACGCCTGA
- a CDS encoding DUF378 domain-containing protein has translation MGMAFAADHEAVGPAHPGATTHGRIIVKEAAMALNMTHTTSGSTAVSVLTPLDWIALVLTIIGGLNWGLVGAFNFDLVAAIFGAGSAIARLIYIVVGLAALYLIYFAIRAGSTTRV, from the coding sequence ATGGGCATGGCCTTTGCTGCGGATCATGAAGCGGTCGGGCCGGCCCATCCGGGCGCCACGACCCACGGCCGCATCATCGTCAAGGAGGCCGCCATGGCCCTGAACATGACCCATACCACCTCTGGTAGTACGGCCGTCAGCGTGCTGACGCCCCTGGATTGGATCGCCCTGGTCCTTACCATCATCGGTGGCCTGAACTGGGGGCTGGTCGGCGCATTCAACTTCGATCTGGTGGCCGCCATCTTCGGCGCTGGCTCGGCGATCGCACGACTGATCTATATCGTGGTGGGACTGGCCGCGCTGTATCTCATCTACTTCGCGATCCGGGCCGGTTCGACGACCAGGGTCTGA
- a CDS encoding AEC family transporter produces MLSTLQILLPIFALILAGFIMRRRGVAGPAACSELNRFVVWLALPALLFKLMAHASWDQLYQPAFMAAFGLASLAVFLVTLAWRLRAGRHLADASVDAIAASYANTAFIGFPLILALFGHEGVVPTTIATLLVVMVMFSITVALIEVGVQTERRPHKAGLKVLLGMARNPLIVAPVAGAMVPLAGLQLPAGADTFLNLLGAAATPCALVCLGLFLAERQPATQPPRASLALAAGKLVLQPALTWWLAVRVFAMPAPLAQMAVLLAALPTGTGPFMLAEFYRREAFVSARTILLSTVGSLVSLTLLLHWMPHAA; encoded by the coding sequence ATGCTTTCCACCCTGCAAATCCTGCTCCCCATCTTCGCCCTTATCCTGGCCGGCTTCATCATGCGCCGGCGCGGCGTCGCCGGTCCCGCCGCGTGCAGCGAGCTGAACCGCTTCGTCGTCTGGCTGGCCCTTCCCGCGCTGCTCTTCAAGCTGATGGCGCATGCCTCCTGGGACCAGCTGTACCAGCCGGCCTTCATGGCGGCCTTCGGCCTGGCCAGCCTGGCCGTGTTCCTGGTGACGCTGGCATGGCGCCTGCGCGCCGGGCGCCACCTGGCCGATGCCAGTGTGGACGCCATCGCCGCCTCGTATGCCAATACCGCCTTCATCGGCTTTCCGCTGATCCTGGCGCTGTTCGGCCACGAGGGCGTGGTGCCCACGACCATCGCGACGCTGCTGGTGGTGATGGTCATGTTCTCCATCACCGTGGCGCTCATCGAAGTGGGCGTGCAGACGGAGCGCCGGCCGCACAAGGCTGGGCTCAAGGTGCTGCTCGGCATGGCGCGCAACCCCCTGATCGTGGCGCCCGTGGCGGGCGCGATGGTCCCGCTCGCCGGCCTGCAACTGCCCGCGGGCGCGGATACCTTCCTGAATCTGCTGGGTGCCGCCGCCACGCCGTGCGCCCTGGTCTGCCTGGGCTTGTTCCTGGCCGAACGGCAGCCGGCGACCCAGCCGCCGCGGGCCTCGCTGGCCCTGGCCGCCGGCAAACTGGTGTTGCAGCCGGCACTCACGTGGTGGCTGGCGGTGCGCGTGTTTGCGATGCCCGCGCCGCTGGCGCAGATGGCCGTGCTGCTGGCGGCCTTGCCCACGGGCACCGGCCCGTTCATGCTGGCGGAGTTCTATCGGCGCGAAGCCTTCGTTTCGGCACGCACCATCCTGTTGTCGACGGTGGGATCGCTGGTATCGCTGACGCTGCTGCTGCACTGGATGCCGCATGCCGCATGA
- a CDS encoding LysR family transcriptional regulator, translating to MLDIKPLRYFVTLAETRHFGRAAARLHLSQPPLSRQLAALEAALGVKLLDRNPRMVSLTPAGERFLADAKAILAALEQAGRNAQAAARGDAGALSIGFTMYAAYSVIPAYAKAFGGAYPDVALKLREVVSQDLAAQVLDGRVDAAVVMAGGRFGELSSRVVLREPLCVALARGHPRARARGAMRIGQLAGEPFVMTSGEVGPTLRASIVAHCRQAGFEPIVRLEVQLQQTVLNMVDEGVGVALVPASMRKSRLPGVAFRPLANAPQSELVLLWSPRNRNPCLSNFLALAAPA from the coding sequence GTGCTCGACATCAAGCCTTTACGCTATTTCGTCACCCTGGCGGAAACGCGCCATTTCGGCCGCGCCGCCGCGCGCCTGCACCTGTCGCAGCCGCCGCTCAGCCGCCAGCTGGCGGCGCTGGAAGCGGCGCTGGGCGTCAAGCTGCTGGACCGCAATCCGCGCATGGTGTCCTTGACGCCCGCCGGCGAGCGGTTCCTGGCCGACGCCAAGGCCATCCTGGCGGCGCTGGAGCAGGCCGGCCGCAATGCGCAGGCGGCCGCGCGCGGCGACGCCGGTGCCCTGTCCATCGGCTTTACCATGTATGCCGCCTACAGCGTCATCCCTGCCTATGCCAAGGCGTTCGGCGGCGCGTATCCCGACGTGGCGCTGAAACTGCGCGAGGTCGTCTCGCAGGACCTGGCGGCACAGGTCCTGGACGGCCGCGTCGACGCCGCGGTCGTCATGGCCGGCGGGCGGTTCGGCGAACTGTCCAGCCGCGTGGTGTTGCGCGAGCCGCTATGCGTGGCGCTGGCGCGCGGCCACCCGCGCGCACGGGCCCGCGGCGCGATGCGCATCGGCCAACTGGCGGGCGAGCCTTTCGTCATGACCTCCGGCGAAGTCGGCCCCACGCTGCGCGCCAGCATCGTGGCCCATTGCCGCCAGGCGGGTTTCGAACCCATAGTGCGACTGGAAGTACAGTTGCAGCAGACGGTCCTTAACATGGTGGACGAAGGCGTGGGCGTGGCGCTGGTGCCCGCGTCCATGCGCAAGTCGCGCCTGCCCGGCGTGGCGTTCCGGCCGCTGGCCAACGCACCGCAGTCCGAGCTTGTGCTGCTCTGGTCGCCGCGCAACCGCAACCCTTGCCTGTCCAATTTCCTGGCGCTGGCGGCGCCGGCCTAG
- a CDS encoding ABC transporter ATP-binding protein has product MPISRNLIYRRFETLIDPFRPAQDEPPPDDVLRFYRHYLRQVRAALLFLLLVGLAGALIDVTLFRFLGRIVDLVKDQPVAAFFEEHGKTLIGMALVVLMLRPVVTGLHDMLVHQALAPGLTTLVRWQNHRYVVKQGLGFFHSDFAGRIANRILQTGVALRESTLQAVDAVWHVLIYAGSALILFFDADWRLTIPLIVWIVGYILTLIRFVPRVKSRSATASEASSKLMGRIVDGYTNIGTLKLFAHSQREELYAREAMAEQTRKAQMAARLVTGMGFTIAILNGILIAGTPGLALWLWSQDRMSVGDIALATGLAMRIADMSGWIMWVVNGIFENVGTVQDGIRTIARPRVVADRVDAKPLRVTHGRICFENVGFGYGKGGLVFTRLNLDVAPGEKIGLIGPSGAGKSSLVSILLRLYDVEAGRILIDGQDITKVSQESLRAQIGVVTQDTSLLHRSLRENLLYGRPDASEEALLHAIRQARADEFIFDLTDGDGHRGLDANVGERGVKLSGGQRQRIAIARVLLKDAPILVLDEATSALDSDVEAAIQENLETLMLGKTVIAIAHRLSTIAKMDRLVVMEQGNIVEMGTHAELLAVDGVYARLWRRQTGGFVGVE; this is encoded by the coding sequence ATGCCCATTTCCCGCAACCTGATCTATCGCCGCTTCGAAACCCTGATCGATCCCTTTCGCCCGGCACAGGACGAGCCGCCGCCGGACGATGTCCTGCGCTTCTACCGGCACTATCTGCGCCAGGTACGCGCCGCCCTGCTCTTCCTGTTGCTGGTGGGGCTGGCCGGCGCGCTGATCGACGTGACGCTGTTCCGCTTCCTGGGACGCATCGTCGACCTGGTCAAGGACCAGCCCGTGGCCGCATTCTTCGAAGAACACGGCAAAACGCTGATCGGCATGGCGCTGGTGGTGCTGATGCTGCGCCCCGTCGTGACGGGGCTGCACGACATGCTGGTGCACCAGGCGCTGGCGCCGGGCCTGACCACGCTGGTCCGGTGGCAGAACCATCGCTATGTCGTCAAACAGGGGCTGGGCTTTTTCCACAGCGATTTCGCCGGCCGCATCGCCAACCGGATCCTGCAGACCGGTGTTGCCTTGCGAGAATCGACGCTGCAGGCGGTGGACGCGGTGTGGCATGTGCTGATCTACGCCGGCAGCGCGCTGATCCTGTTCTTCGATGCCGACTGGCGCCTGACGATTCCGTTGATCGTGTGGATCGTCGGCTACATCCTGACGCTGATCCGCTTCGTTCCGCGCGTGAAATCGCGCTCGGCCACGGCATCGGAAGCCAGCTCGAAGCTGATGGGCCGGATCGTCGACGGCTACACCAATATCGGGACGCTGAAGCTGTTCGCGCACAGCCAGCGCGAGGAGCTGTATGCGCGCGAGGCGATGGCCGAGCAGACGCGCAAGGCGCAAATGGCCGCGCGCCTGGTAACGGGAATGGGATTCACGATCGCGATCCTGAACGGCATCCTGATCGCCGGCACACCAGGATTGGCGCTGTGGCTATGGAGCCAGGACCGCATGTCGGTGGGCGATATCGCGCTGGCGACGGGGCTGGCGATGCGGATCGCCGACATGTCAGGCTGGATCATGTGGGTGGTGAACGGCATCTTCGAGAACGTGGGGACGGTGCAGGACGGCATCCGGACGATCGCACGGCCCCGGGTGGTGGCGGACCGCGTGGATGCCAAGCCGCTGCGTGTCACGCATGGACGGATCTGCTTCGAGAACGTGGGATTCGGCTATGGGAAGGGGGGACTGGTATTTACCCGGCTGAATCTGGACGTGGCGCCAGGCGAAAAAATCGGGCTGATCGGCCCGTCCGGCGCGGGAAAGTCGTCGCTGGTCAGCATCCTGCTGCGGCTGTATGACGTGGAGGCGGGCCGGATACTGATCGACGGGCAGGATATCACCAAGGTCTCACAGGAATCGCTGCGCGCGCAGATCGGCGTGGTGACCCAGGATACGTCGCTGCTGCATCGCTCGCTGCGCGAGAACCTGCTGTATGGGCGCCCGGATGCCAGCGAAGAAGCGTTGCTGCATGCGATCCGGCAGGCGCGTGCGGACGAGTTCATCTTCGACCTGACGGACGGGGATGGGCATCGTGGGCTGGACGCCAATGTGGGCGAACGGGGCGTGAAGCTGTCGGGCGGGCAGCGGCAACGGATCGCGATTGCACGGGTGTTGCTCAAGGACGCACCTATTCTGGTGCTGGACGAGGCGACATCGGCGTTGGATTCGGATGTGGAGGCGGCTATCCAGGAAAACCTGGAAACGTTGATGCTGGGGAAGACGGTGATCGCCATCGCGCATCGACTATCGACGATTGCGAAGATGGATCGGTTGGTGGTGATGGAGCAGGGGAATATCGTCGAGATGGGGACCCATGCTGAACTGCTCGCCGTGGATGGGGTGTATGCGAGGTTGTGGCGGCGGCAGACTGGGGGGTTTGTGGGGGTGGAGTGA
- a CDS encoding IS256 family transposase: MATKQKAPPRELPSIPANLMDEFVKGPMTPESVQDLSMAFKKALIERALGAEMGQHLGYGAGTDPPEGSTNHRNGTSGKTVITDDGPLRVDIPRDRQGSFAPILIPKHKRRFTGFDDKIIAMYARGMTVREIQGFLLEQYGTEVSPEFISSVTDAVMEEVIAWQNRPLETMYPVVFFDALRVKIREDGVVRNKAVYLALAILPDGTRDILGLWIEQTEGSKFWMKVFNELKTRGTLDILIAVTDGLKGMEQALNAVFPSTTLQTCIVHLMRSSVEYASWKERRIVAAALRPIYTAPTVEAAQAALAVFEQGSWGQRYPTIAQTWHRAWDRVIPFFTFPPAIRKIIYTTNAIESLNAQLRRSVKTRGHFPSDDAATKLLWLVLRNITGTWGCATHDWRLAMNQFAIIYAERFTDPYH; this comes from the coding sequence ATGGCTACCAAGCAAAAGGCACCTCCGAGGGAATTGCCATCGATTCCTGCAAATCTGATGGATGAGTTCGTCAAAGGTCCGATGACGCCGGAGTCGGTGCAGGACCTTTCGATGGCGTTCAAGAAGGCCCTGATCGAACGGGCGCTGGGCGCGGAAATGGGCCAGCACCTGGGCTATGGCGCCGGCACGGACCCGCCCGAAGGCAGCACTAACCATCGCAACGGCACCAGTGGCAAGACGGTGATAACCGACGATGGGCCGCTCCGCGTGGACATTCCCCGGGACCGGCAAGGCAGTTTTGCGCCGATCCTGATTCCCAAGCACAAGCGTCGATTTACGGGATTTGATGACAAGATCATCGCCATGTACGCCCGGGGGATGACGGTGCGCGAGATCCAAGGTTTTCTGCTTGAGCAGTACGGCACGGAAGTCTCGCCCGAGTTCATCAGTTCGGTGACCGACGCGGTTATGGAAGAGGTGATCGCCTGGCAGAACCGCCCTTTGGAGACCATGTATCCGGTGGTGTTCTTCGACGCGTTGCGGGTGAAGATCCGCGAAGATGGCGTGGTACGCAACAAGGCGGTGTACCTGGCGCTGGCGATCCTGCCGGACGGCACTCGTGACATCCTGGGCCTGTGGATCGAGCAGACCGAGGGATCGAAGTTCTGGATGAAGGTGTTCAACGAACTCAAGACTCGGGGCACGCTGGATATCCTGATCGCGGTCACCGACGGCTTAAAGGGAATGGAGCAGGCGCTGAACGCGGTATTTCCAAGCACCACACTGCAAACGTGCATCGTGCATCTGATGCGCAGTAGCGTCGAATATGCGAGCTGGAAGGAGCGCCGGATAGTGGCTGCGGCTCTCAGGCCGATCTACACCGCACCGACCGTGGAGGCTGCGCAAGCGGCGCTGGCAGTGTTCGAGCAAGGCAGTTGGGGCCAAAGATATCCGACCATCGCCCAGACCTGGCATCGCGCCTGGGACCGCGTGATCCCGTTCTTTACGTTTCCCCCGGCGATCCGAAAGATCATCTACACCACCAATGCCATCGAGAGCTTGAATGCGCAATTGCGCCGATCGGTAAAGACCCGTGGACACTTCCCCAGTGACGACGCCGCAACCAAGTTATTGTGGTTAGTCCTGCGCAATATCACGGGCACCTGGGGCTGCGCCACGCACGACTGGAGGTTGGCCATGAACCAGTTTGCCATCATCTATGCAGAACGCTTCACCGACCCATATCACTGA